From Oceanispirochaeta sp.:
CCGCTGGATTTGCTCTCGGACTGCTCAGATTCAGATTCAAATTGTCCATTTTTTCCTTTATTCTGTTTTTCCAGATATTTCCGCAGATGGTCATTGCGGCTCAGGTGTTCCGTATCTGCTCTAAAATAGGATTAATGAATTCTTATATCGGATTGGTCCTGGTCTGGACGGCTTATTTTGCACCCTTCGGGACCTACATCATGTCCACCTACTATGCCACCATACCCCGGTCGATGATCGAATCGGCCCGAATAGACGGGGCCGGAGTCTTCAGGCAGCTCTTCAGCATCATGATGCCCATGGCCACTCCCATGATCGGGACCATCGGAATTGTAGGAAGCCTGGCCATGTGGACAGAACTCCCCTTCTCCCTGCTCCTGATTAGTGAACCAGCCAAAAGACCATTATCTTTAGGAATTGCCATCATGAAAGGGGAACACGGTATACCTGTTCCTGTACTCTCGGCGGCCATCCTTGTCTCGGCAGCCATCCCCCTTATTCTCTATTTTATTTTTCAGAAAACCATTCATATGGGATCAACCGCGGGAGCAGTCA
This genomic window contains:
- a CDS encoding carbohydrate ABC transporter permease codes for the protein MIKRNNSARIFTYLFLGIITFVSIYPLYFAFISSFKNLAEYTQSNTAFPASMNLENYAYVFRNMEFSRFILNSIITVTTGMVLYIIICNAAGFALGLLRFRFKLSIFSFILFFQIFPQMVIAAQVFRICSKIGLMNSYIGLVLVWTAYFAPFGTYIMSTYYATIPRSMIESARIDGAGVFRQLFSIMMPMATPMIGTIGIVGSLAMWTELPFSLLLISEPAKRPLSLGIAIMKGEHGIPVPVLSAAILVSAAIPLILYFIFQKTIHMGSTAGAVKG